The nucleotide sequence GCGGCGCGCTCGAGGGCATCTGCGCGGCCGATTTCACCCGCAAGGCGACGCCCGAACAGAAGGCTGAACTGGCGCGGATCGCGAGCGAGATGGACGACTGCGTCGCCAGCGCTGCACCCGAACATTTCGCCCGGCTCAATGCCCGGTGGCACAACCTGATCATGGAAGCCGGCGGCAATCTGGTGATCCAGGGGATCGTCCAGCGGCTCAACACGCCGATCCACCACCTGGTGTTCGAATCCTTCTATCGCGGAGAACGGCTGCGCGCCGCGGTGCAGGACCACCGCGATATCGTCGACGCGATCATGGCCGGGGATTGCGATCGCGCCGAGGCGGCAATGCGAACCCATGTCATCAATGGCCTGAAGTACCTTTCGGAACTCGACCGGAACGTGCACTACGGCGACGGCTGAAACGGGGCTTGGCTAGGCGCCCCCGCGATTGCAGGCTTCACGACAATCGCCCGGCGATTCGCGGGCACGCATAGGAGAGGACCAGATGAGCACTTTCGAACGCCGTAATCCCGTGACCGGCGAGGTGGCCTCGAGCGCGAAGGCCATGAAGGCTGGCGATGTCCCGGCGATTGCGGCGAAGGCCCAGGCCGGGTTCGCCGAGTGGTCGAAGACGGGCCCCAACGCCCGCCGCGCAGTGCTGAACAAGGCAGCCGATGCGCTGATGGGCAAGAAAGACGCCTTCGTCGCCGCCATGATGGGCGAAATCGGCGCGACCGCCGGCTGGGCGATGTTCAATCTCGGTCTCGCCGCCGGAATGGTGCGCGAGGCCGCCGCGCTGACGACGCAGATCTCGGGCGAGGTGATCCCGTCCGATCACGCGGGCACGATCGCCATGGCGCTGCGCGAACCGGTCGGGGTGATGCTCGGCATCGCGCCGTGGAACGCACCGATCATCCTCGGCGTGCGCGCGATCGCGGTGCCGCTGGCCTGCGGCAACGCGGTGATCCTCAAGGCGAGCGAGACCTGCCCGCAGACCCACGCGCTGATCATCGAGGCCTTTGCCGAGGCCGGTTTCCCCGAGGGGGTCGTCAACGTGGTGACCAACGCGCCCGAGGATGCCGCCGAAGTCGTCGGCGCACTGATCGATGCGCCCGAAGTGCGGCGCATCAATTTCACCGGTTCGACCGCGGTCGGCAAGATCATCGCCAGGCGCGCCGCCGAACACCTCAAGCCCGTGCTGCTCGAACTCGGCGGCAAAGCGCCGATGGTCGTGCTCGAGGACGCCGACCTCGACGAGGCGGTCAAGGCCGCGGCGTTCGGCGCCTACATGAACCAGGGCCAGATCTGCATGTCGACCGAACGCATCATCGTGGTCGAAAGCGTGGCCGACGAGTTTGCCAGGAAGTTTGCCGAAAAGGTCAAGTCGATGCCGGTCGGCAACCCGGTCGCCGGCAACACCCCGCTGGGCGCGGTGGTCGATCGCCACACGGTCGACAAATGCTACGCACTGATCGACGATGCGCTCGGCAAGGGCGCGGTTCTGCTGACCGGCGGCGAGACGACCGAGAACGTGCTGATGCCCGCGCATCTCGTCGACAAGGTCACCCCCGAGATGAAGCTGTTCCGCGACGAGAGCTTCGGTCCGGTCGTCGGCATCGCCCGCGCGCGCGACGAGGCGCACGCCATCGAACTCGCCAACGATACCGAATACGGCCTCTCTTCGGCCGTGTTCACGCGCGACACCGCGCGCGGCCTCAAGGTCGCGCGGCAAATCCAGGCGGGCATCTGCCACGTCAATGCCTCGACCGTCTCGGACGAGCCGCAAATGCCGTTCGGCGGGATGAAGGCCTCGGGATACGGCCGCTTCGGCGGCAAGGCCGGGATCGACGCCTTCACCGAACTGCGCTGGATCACCTTCGAGACCGAGCCCGGGCACTACCCGATCTGATCGGGGCGAGGGCCGGGCCGAAGGCTGCGTCGCTGCCCTTCGACCGGCCCGCGCCTAGCCCCTCGCCGGGAGCGCGTAGGCGACCAGGGCGTCGCTTATCGGCGTCTTCATGAAGTGATGCCCGCCCGGCATGACGACCACGTATTGGCGACCGCCCACGGAGTAGGTCATTACGTTCGCCTGCCCGCCACCGGGCAGGACGTCGTGCCACAGCTCCTTGCCGGTCTTGAGGTCGATGGCGTGAATCAGATTGTCGGTCGTGGCCGCGATGAACACCAGGCCCCCGGCAGTGACAACCGCGCCGCCGTTGTTGGGCGTTCCGATCGTCCACGGCAGCCCGAGCGCGATGCCGAAGGGCCCGTTGGCGCGGGCAGACCCGAACGGACGGTCCCAAATCGTCTTGCCAGTTTGCAGATCGAGTGCGCGAATCCAGCCGTAGGGCGGTTCCTTGCACAGCAGGCCGGTGAAATGGACCTTCCACCCCGCATTCACGTCGACGGCATAGGGGACTCCCGCCATCGCCGAGCCGGCGCCTTCCGCGCCGCCGCCGCCCTTGTTGCCTTCGGGCCCCCGCGGCTTCCACCCCTTCTTGTCCGCTTCCTCGCGCGGAATCAGGATGTTGTAATTGGGCATGTCGTTGTAGTTGGCCACGATCACTCCGCGCGTCGGATCGACCGCGACGGAACCCCAGTCCGAGCCGCCGTTGTAGCTCGGATATTCGATCCAGTGCCGGCCGGTGGTCGGCGGCGTATAGAACCCCTTGTAGGACGCCTCGCGGAAGCGGATGCGGCAGACCATCTGGTCGATCGGCGACATGCCCCACATGTCGCGTTCGCGCAGGTCGGACTTGCGCAAGTTGGCGAACATCGAGAACGGCTGCGTCCGCGAACGCTCCTGCGGCTCGACGCCGCCGCCCGGAACCGGCTTTTCGGCTACTCCATGCAGAGGGCGGCCCGTTCGCCGGTCGAGCACGTAGACGTCGCCCTGCTTCGACGGCAGGACCACCGCCGGCGTGCCATCGGGCAAGTCGACGAGCGTCACCTGGCTGCCGAGGTCGTAATCCCAGACGTCCTTGTGAACGGTCTGGAAGTGCCACACCGGGTGGCCGGTTTCCGCGTCGAGCGCCACGAGCGAGCTGTTAAATTCGTTTTCCTGCGGGCTGCGGTCGCTGCTCCAGTAGTCGTCGGCGCTGTTGCCAGTTGGAATATAGACCAGCCCGAGCTTCTCGTCCGCCGATGCGGTGGTCCACATATTGGGCGTTCCGCGGGTGAAGGTTTCGCCCGGCTTGGGCCAGTCGTATTGACCGGGCCGGCCGAGATCCCACGCCCATTTCCGCGCGCCGGTATGGACGTCGTAAGCCTGGATCACCCCCGACGGCGCGTCGTTCTTCTCGTTGTCGAGAACCTGACGCCCGGTCACGATCACGTCGCGCACCACGACCGGGGGTGCGGTGATCGATGCCATGCCGGGATAGACCTGGCCCAGCCCGACTTTGGTATCGACCTGTCCGTTGACCCCGAAGTCGGCACAGGGTTGTCCGGTGGCCGCGTCAACCGCGATCAGGCGGGCGTCCAGGGTCGCTTCGATCACCCGGGCGGCGCACGGGGCGTTTGCGGGTGCGGAGTTCGTCGGCCCCTGGTCCGCAGCAGCGGTCCGCGGCGCGGCGCTCGGCCCCGCAGCGGGCGGGGCTGGCGTCGCTGCCTGCGCCGATCCGCCGTCGTAGTAGGCAACCCCGCGGCACGTGGCGCCGTACGGTATCGATGCATCCGGCACCTTGGGATCGAACCGCCAGAGCTGTTTACCGGTCGCCGCATCATAGGCGATCAGCGCGTTCATCGCCGAACACACATAAAGGCGATTGCCGATCTTGACCGGGGTCGTCTCCGGAGAGAACTTGCCCTGTTCGAGCTTGCCGCTGGGCAGTTCGCCTGTGTGGGCCACCCATGCGCGCTTGAGCTGGCCCACGTTTCCCGGCGTGATCTGCGCCAGCGTGGAGAAGCGTTCGCCGGCGTTGGTGCCGCCCCAGGCCGGCCAGTCGGCCCCGACCGCTTGCGTCCCGGGCGGGTGCGCTGCCGGCGGAAGCGCGCTGGCGACGCGGTCGGGCTGCGCCGCCGCGTCGGCCCAGATGACCGCGCCGAGAAATACCAGCGAACCGACTGCCCCGGCGACGGCGGTCAACCACCCGGTCCGCCGGTCGACGAGGGGCGACACCAGCGCGACGAAGGCCAACAGAAGCGCCGGTCCGACCAGCCGCGGAACGAGCGCCCACGGGTTGGTCCCGGATTCCCACAGCGCCCACGGCACGGTGAGGCTGAAGACTGCCACATAGACCCACATCCCGGCAGGGCGGCCAAAGAACAGCAATCCGGCCGCGACCACCATCGCGAGACCGGCTATGGCATAGTAAGGCGAGCCTCCGACCGCGACGAGCCAGGCTCCGCCGACCGCCAGGATCAGCCCGATACCCCCGATCACGAAGGCGAGGAGAAGCGCAGCCAAGCTGCGGCCGGCGGGTTCGGATTCAATCATGGGGGCCTCGGCGGTGGGGATGGGTATGCAGCAGACCAATGGAGGAGTGCAGGCCCCGGTTCCCGCTGGCGTCAAGCAATCCCTGCTATGCAGCGAGAGGACTTCCGCCGCGCGAGCCGTTTTGACCACAATTGCGCAAGTCGGCCGAAGCGCCGTGGTGCGGACGGTGGGACTCGAACCCACACGAGCAAGGCTCAGGGGATTTTAAGTCCCCGGCGTCTACCATTCCGCCACGTCCGCGCGCGCGCAGGCCTAGCCGCTTCGGCGGCGGCTTGCCAGACGCCAGCGGCGGTTACTTGCCGCGGTAGAAGCAGGCGAGGAAGACCGGATCGGAATCGAGCATGTCGTAGTCCGCCTGGACCAGATCCAGTTTGGGACCGCGGGCCTTGCTGCCCATGTCGATCTCGCCGGAGCCGATTTCCGCGCCGGTGAAAGGCTGGTCGGGGCGATAGATGACCCCGCAGGTGCTCTCCTTCGACTTGGCGCAGTCGGCCTTCTGGAATTCCTTGTCGAAGGCCTTGAGCAGCTCGGCATCGTGGGGCTGGCCGACCTTGCGCTGCATCCCCTGCAGCCGATAGTCGAGCTCATCGATCTTGCCGTTTTCCCCCCGGTGCTTGGCCAGGACGTAGGCGACCGGGTGGCCCAATATATCCAGCCCGGCGGGCGTATACATCTCGATATCGTCGTCGGGCCAGGCGGTGACCTCGCCGAACGAGGTGATGAGTTCGTCGGTCACCTTGTCCATGCATGGCTTGTCCTGCTTGAACACTTTCGGCGCTTCGGGCGGGGTGGCCGCATCCGCCGCCGGCGCGGGCGGCGGGGCCGGATCTTGCGCCGTCGCCGCAAACGGCAGCAGCAGTGAAGCACCGGCAGTCAGGATCAGCGAGAACCGCATCGTTTCCTCTCCCTCGGAAATTGCGCTCAGGACTCGAAACCGTCCCTTGAATACACGCAATTCGCCGCCGACGAAAAGGGTTAGGTGTAACGCTTGCTTGCAATCTCCGCGCCTTGCGCCAGCGCGGCGAGCTTGGCCCAGACGACTTCGGCGTCGACGGTATTGCTGCCGGCGTGGACCGAGAAGCCGCAGTCGACCCCGGCCATGACCCGCTCTGCGCCGAGCAGATCGGCGTAGCGCCCGATGCGCTGGGCGATGAGGTCCGGATGCTCGATGTACGGGCTCTGCGGCTCGATCATGCCGGGGCACAGCACCTTGCCCTCGGGCAGCGGGTGGTCTTCGAACCAGGCGAATTCGTGCCCGTGGCGCGGGTTGGCGCCTTCGATCAGCACGGTCTGCGGCCGCGCGCTCCAGACGATGTCGGCGATCTCACCCAGCGGGACGTCGCAGTGGTGCGGCCCCGGGTAGTTGCCCCAGCACAAGTGCATCCTGAGCTGCTCCGGCGGAATGTTGCGCAGAGCGTGGTTGAGCGCGGCGATGTTCATGCCGATGCGCTTGCGGAAGTCCTCCAGGCTGAGGTTGGTGAACTGCACGTGGCGGCCCATCGCGAGGTCCGGACAATCGACCTGCAGCGTGATGCCGGCACCGGCGATGGTCTCGTATTCGTGGCGCAGGCCCTCGGCGAGGGCGAAGACGTACTCCTCGTCACTGGCGTAGTATTTATTCGGAAAAAACAACGCGGTAACGCCGGGGCTGGCGGCCGACATGAAGGTCTCGTGGCCACCCGCGAGGCGAACGAGGCGCTCGGCATCCTCGCGCGGGGCGTCCATGTCGATGACCTCGATCGGGCCGGTGCAGGCGGGGGCGGAGCGCTTGGCGCGGCCCTTGTTGCCGAACACCTGGGCCTTGGCGCCGGGGAACTCCTCGAGGTCCTGGAACTCGTACTGCCCGGCCTCGCCGCCGAAGCCCGAGAGGCGGTGCTTGATGTAGGTGGCGTAGCTCGGCTTGGACATCTCGCCGTCGTTGACGACCGTGATGCCGGCCTGCACCTGCCGCTCGACGACGAATTTCGTCGCCTCCTCGATCGCCGAATCCAGCGTTTCGTCGGCAATGTCGTCGCCGCTTTCGCGGGCGAGCATGAGATCCAGCAGATGCTCGGGCCGCGGCAGGCTGCCGGTGTGCGTGGTACTGAACGCCATGCCGTCAGCCCAGTTCGGCGCGGACGATCTTCGCCCCTTCGGCCATCGCCTTCATCTTGCCGAAGGCGACCTCGCGCGGGAGGTACTTGAGGCCGCAGTCGGGGGCGACGATGACCTTGTCGGCCGAGATGTGCGGCAACGCCTTGCGAATCCGCGCGGCGACGGTCTCGGGCTCCTCGACCGCGTGGGTCGAGAGGTCGAGCACGCCGAGGATGATGGTCTTGCCGGGCAGCGATTCGAGCACCTTGGTGTCGAGGTTGGACTGCGCGGTCTCGATCGAGATCTGCTTGACCGCCGAGCTGGCCAGTTCGGGCAGGAACGAATAGCCCTCGGGCCGCTCGTGGATCAGGTGGGCGTAGCCGAAGCAGATGTGCAGCGCCGTCGTGCCCTCGACCCCCTCGAGCGCGGCCTCGAGTGCCTTGAGGCCATATTCCCGCGCCTTGTCGGGCCGGGCCTGCATGTAGGGCTCGTCGAGCTGGACGACGTCGGCCCCTGCGGCGAACAGGTCGATGATCTCGTCACGCACCGCCCTGGCATAGGCGACAGCGAGCGCTTCGGGATCGTTGTAGTAGTCGTCCTGCGCCTGCTGGCTCATGGTGAAGGGCCCCGGCACGGTGATCTTGATCGCCTTGTCGGTATGCTGCTTCATGAACTCGACGTCGCGCACCTGCACCGCATGGCGGCGGCTGATCTCGCCGGTCACGCGCGGCACGGGCACCGGCTCGCCCGAACGGTCGAGCGCGGTGCCGTGGTTGTCCATGTCGACGCCGTTGAGGGCCGTGGCGAAGCGGTTGGAGTAGCTCTCGCGCCGCATTTCGCCGTCGGTGATGATGTCGAGCCCGGCGCGTTCCTGTTCGTGGATCGCGTAGATCGTCGCATCGTCCCACGCCTCTTCGAGCAGCTCGCCTTCGGGGATGCGCCACAGTTCCTTCTGGCGCGTGCGCGGCGGGAAGCGGCCGGCCAGCTTGGCGCGGTCGATCAGCCATTCGGGCTGGGCATAGGAGCCGACGAGCGAGGTCGGCAGGAGTGGCAGCGACATCAAGCGGCTTCGAGCGTTGAGGGCCGCACGTCGTTGTTCGGCGTATGGTCGCCCGCCAGCCAGCGCTTGAGCTCGCTGTGC is from Croceibacterium aestuarii and encodes:
- a CDS encoding 5-methyltetrahydropteroyltriglutamate--homocysteine methyltransferase; amino-acid sequence: MSLPLLPTSLVGSYAQPEWLIDRAKLAGRFPPRTRQKELWRIPEGELLEEAWDDATIYAIHEQERAGLDIITDGEMRRESYSNRFATALNGVDMDNHGTALDRSGEPVPVPRVTGEISRRHAVQVRDVEFMKQHTDKAIKITVPGPFTMSQQAQDDYYNDPEALAVAYARAVRDEIIDLFAAGADVVQLDEPYMQARPDKAREYGLKALEAALEGVEGTTALHICFGYAHLIHERPEGYSFLPELASSAVKQISIETAQSNLDTKVLESLPGKTIILGVLDLSTHAVEEPETVAARIRKALPHISADKVIVAPDCGLKYLPREVAFGKMKAMAEGAKIVRAELG
- a CDS encoding aldehyde dehydrogenase, which translates into the protein MSTFERRNPVTGEVASSAKAMKAGDVPAIAAKAQAGFAEWSKTGPNARRAVLNKAADALMGKKDAFVAAMMGEIGATAGWAMFNLGLAAGMVREAAALTTQISGEVIPSDHAGTIAMALREPVGVMLGIAPWNAPIILGVRAIAVPLACGNAVILKASETCPQTHALIIEAFAEAGFPEGVVNVVTNAPEDAAEVVGALIDAPEVRRINFTGSTAVGKIIARRAAEHLKPVLLELGGKAPMVVLEDADLDEAVKAAAFGAYMNQGQICMSTERIIVVESVADEFARKFAEKVKSMPVGNPVAGNTPLGAVVDRHTVDKCYALIDDALGKGAVLLTGGETTENVLMPAHLVDKVTPEMKLFRDESFGPVVGIARARDEAHAIELANDTEYGLSSAVFTRDTARGLKVARQIQAGICHVNASTVSDEPQMPFGGMKASGYGRFGGKAGIDAFTELRWITFETEPGHYPI
- a CDS encoding cobalamin-independent methionine synthase II family protein, with the translated sequence MAFSTTHTGSLPRPEHLLDLMLARESGDDIADETLDSAIEEATKFVVERQVQAGITVVNDGEMSKPSYATYIKHRLSGFGGEAGQYEFQDLEEFPGAKAQVFGNKGRAKRSAPACTGPIEVIDMDAPREDAERLVRLAGGHETFMSAASPGVTALFFPNKYYASDEEYVFALAEGLRHEYETIAGAGITLQVDCPDLAMGRHVQFTNLSLEDFRKRIGMNIAALNHALRNIPPEQLRMHLCWGNYPGPHHCDVPLGEIADIVWSARPQTVLIEGANPRHGHEFAWFEDHPLPEGKVLCPGMIEPQSPYIEHPDLIAQRIGRYADLLGAERVMAGVDCGFSVHAGSNTVDAEVVWAKLAALAQGAEIASKRYT
- a CDS encoding GntR family transcriptional regulator, which codes for METKGNGGLPRKGPSGIEIADWIRTQIRRQRLVPGQRLIEVDIIRQTGGSRFKVREALQRLSAEGLVDIEEYRGASVRNASMDEVRQLYHARGALEGICAADFTRKATPEQKAELARIASEMDDCVASAAPEHFARLNARWHNLIMEAGGNLVIQGIVQRLNTPIHHLVFESFYRGERLRAAVQDHRDIVDAIMAGDCDRAEAAMRTHVINGLKYLSELDRNVHYGDG
- a CDS encoding membrane-bound PQQ-dependent dehydrogenase, glucose/quinate/shikimate family produces the protein MIESEPAGRSLAALLLAFVIGGIGLILAVGGAWLVAVGGSPYYAIAGLAMVVAAGLLFFGRPAGMWVYVAVFSLTVPWALWESGTNPWALVPRLVGPALLLAFVALVSPLVDRRTGWLTAVAGAVGSLVFLGAVIWADAAAQPDRVASALPPAAHPPGTQAVGADWPAWGGTNAGERFSTLAQITPGNVGQLKRAWVAHTGELPSGKLEQGKFSPETTPVKIGNRLYVCSAMNALIAYDAATGKQLWRFDPKVPDASIPYGATCRGVAYYDGGSAQAATPAPPAAGPSAAPRTAAADQGPTNSAPANAPCAARVIEATLDARLIAVDAATGQPCADFGVNGQVDTKVGLGQVYPGMASITAPPVVVRDVIVTGRQVLDNEKNDAPSGVIQAYDVHTGARKWAWDLGRPGQYDWPKPGETFTRGTPNMWTTASADEKLGLVYIPTGNSADDYWSSDRSPQENEFNSSLVALDAETGHPVWHFQTVHKDVWDYDLGSQVTLVDLPDGTPAVVLPSKQGDVYVLDRRTGRPLHGVAEKPVPGGGVEPQERSRTQPFSMFANLRKSDLRERDMWGMSPIDQMVCRIRFREASYKGFYTPPTTGRHWIEYPSYNGGSDWGSVAVDPTRGVIVANYNDMPNYNILIPREEADKKGWKPRGPEGNKGGGGAEGAGSAMAGVPYAVDVNAGWKVHFTGLLCKEPPYGWIRALDLQTGKTIWDRPFGSARANGPFGIALGLPWTIGTPNNGGAVVTAGGLVFIAATTDNLIHAIDLKTGKELWHDVLPGGGQANVMTYSVGGRQYVVVMPGGHHFMKTPISDALVAYALPARG